Proteins from a single region of Candidatus Binatota bacterium:
- the gspG gene encoding type II secretion system protein GspG → MVTERQKGFTLIEILVVVMILGLLISLAAPRIIGRTDDARVVKAMADMRAIEEALDLYRLDTGSYPGTELGVEVLVEPGLEGRSGGYLERVPLDPWNSPFLFASDGREYVLQSLGADGEEGGDGVDADIDSRDF, encoded by the coding sequence GTGGTAACTGAAAGGCAGAAAGGATTCACCCTCATCGAAATACTGGTCGTGGTCATGATACTGGGCCTGCTCATTTCGCTGGCCGCGCCGCGCATCATCGGCCGTACCGACGACGCGCGGGTTGTAAAGGCCATGGCCGACATGCGGGCCATAGAAGAAGCACTGGACCTCTATCGGCTCGACACCGGTTCTTACCCGGGCACTGAGCTCGGCGTAGAGGTACTGGTTGAGCCCGGGCTGGAGGGCCGCAGCGGCGGTTACCTCGAAAGAGTACCGCTTGACCCGTGGAACTCGCCCTTCCTGTTTGCCAGCGACGGCCGCGAGTACGTGCTGCAGAGCCTGGGCGCCGACGGCGAAGAGGGCGGCGACGGTGTCGATGCCGACATCGATTCGCGCGATTTCTAA
- a CDS encoding type II secretion system protein GspF has product MPSYAYKGLDASGRTVSGHVEAEGPRSARQRLRDRGLFVSSLEDEAQPRSNAAGKQRNPGTVQLARNLRQLGTLLRAGIPLVESVTSLRGQALPAHRWTWESLRRQLVEGSSLADAMSSQPGVFPSMYIGMIRAGEASGTLDQVLDRVASYAEDSARWQARLRSAMTYPLVMAVTGTAIVVFLLAYVVPQITRVFVESQQTLPLPTRALMALADLLVDYGLLGLLLLIAAFGLLRWYWRSPSGRRRLEGVALRLPVLGTLRRNLYGARFCHTLSATLSGGLPLVDALEITRGSVGSELMSDLVGETAVAVRGGGSLAAALKNSPLVHPLVVDMAAAGERSGELENLLERAARAMDEEVDSAVQALSAMMEPAVVLVMAGMVLFVLLAVMLPVFEMNQLVR; this is encoded by the coding sequence TTGCCCTCTTACGCCTACAAGGGGCTCGACGCGTCGGGCCGCACGGTGAGTGGCCACGTTGAAGCCGAGGGGCCAAGATCGGCCCGGCAGCGACTGCGCGACCGGGGCTTGTTCGTATCCAGCCTCGAGGACGAAGCCCAACCCCGTTCTAACGCGGCGGGCAAGCAACGGAACCCCGGTACGGTGCAGCTGGCCCGCAACCTGAGGCAGCTGGGCACCCTGTTGCGTGCCGGCATACCGTTGGTTGAATCGGTTACCTCGTTGCGCGGACAGGCGCTTCCGGCCCACCGCTGGACCTGGGAATCGCTGCGCCGGCAACTGGTGGAGGGCAGCTCGCTGGCTGACGCCATGTCCTCACAACCCGGGGTGTTCCCGTCAATGTACATCGGCATGATAAGGGCTGGCGAAGCCAGCGGCACGCTCGACCAGGTGCTCGACCGCGTCGCCTCCTACGCCGAGGACAGCGCTCGTTGGCAGGCCCGCCTGCGCTCGGCCATGACCTACCCGCTGGTGATGGCGGTGACAGGTACCGCCATCGTCGTGTTCCTGCTTGCCTACGTCGTTCCGCAGATCACCCGCGTGTTCGTCGAAAGCCAGCAGACCCTGCCGCTGCCCACCAGGGCACTGATGGCGCTGGCCGACCTGCTGGTGGACTACGGCCTGCTGGGCCTGCTGCTGCTCATAGCTGCCTTCGGCCTGCTCAGGTGGTACTGGCGCAGCCCCTCGGGTCGCAGACGCCTCGAGGGCGTTGCCCTGCGCCTGCCGGTGCTGGGCACGCTGAGGCGCAACCTTTACGGGGCCAGGTTCTGCCACACCTTGTCGGCCACGCTCTCGGGCGGGCTGCCCCTGGTCGACGCCCTGGAGATCACCCGGGGCTCGGTGGGAAGCGAGCTTATGTCAGATCTGGTGGGCGAAACGGCTGTAGCCGTCAGGGGCGGTGGTTCACTGGCCGCGGCTCTGAAAAACAGTCCTCTTGTCCATCCACTGGTGGTCGACATGGCAGCCGCCGGCGAACGAAGTGGCGAGCTGGAGAACCTGCTCGAAAGGGCCGCCCGAGCTATGGACGAAGAAGTAGACTCGGCGGTACAGGCTCTCTCAGCCATGATGGAACCGGCCGTGGTACTGGTGATGGCGGGCATGGTGTTGTTCGTATTGCTCGCCGTTATGCTGCCGGTCTTTGAGATGAACCAGCTGGTTCGCTAG
- the gspE gene encoding type II secretion system protein GspE has translation MRWAALLAERCGLLFSPDLGEDRVDPRLLADLSIAWCRTNRVLPLSKDSGTLTVATSNPMNAGPLQDLAAVYDVDVSPMVVPGAVLSESIVRAFDRASTLAADLVDHLGDQPAFEVEASDLSDVPDLIETEDEAPVIRLVNAVIYQAARDGASDIHLEPFEAGVSVRYRIDGLLAEVTRVPRSAHTALVSRIKVMASLDIAEKRLPQDGGIRTRAAGRDLDLRVSTVPTAFGERVVLRLLDRGSALMGLSELELSPGNRATLNALLTRSNGIVLATGPTGSGKTTTLYAALSEMNSEERNIITIEDPVEYQLPGIGQMQVNPKIDLDFASGLRSTLRQDPDVIMVGEIRDAETARTAMQAAMTGHLVFSTLHTNDACSAITRLIDMDIEPYLVSSAVIAVMAQRLLRRLCPECSQPVGPARSGLAELGLGYMMGDNEQLRIAGPGCESCRGTGYSGRLAIHELVVMTDELRAMVMKGSDAASLRRHVSEQGVPSLRDDAVLKVRRGLTSSAEVLRVTAEDGG, from the coding sequence CTGCGCTGGGCCGCCCTGCTCGCGGAGCGCTGCGGCCTGCTGTTTTCGCCTGACCTCGGCGAAGACCGGGTCGACCCCCGGCTGCTGGCCGACCTGTCGATTGCCTGGTGCCGAACCAATCGCGTACTACCGCTCAGCAAGGACTCGGGGACCCTGACGGTGGCCACTTCAAACCCCATGAACGCGGGCCCGCTGCAGGATCTCGCCGCCGTCTACGACGTGGACGTGTCGCCCATGGTGGTGCCCGGGGCTGTGCTGTCGGAGAGCATCGTACGCGCCTTCGACCGCGCTTCGACCCTGGCCGCCGATCTCGTCGACCACCTGGGCGACCAGCCCGCCTTCGAAGTCGAAGCGTCTGACCTCAGCGACGTACCCGACCTGATTGAGACCGAGGACGAAGCGCCTGTCATCAGGCTGGTTAACGCGGTGATCTACCAGGCCGCCCGCGACGGCGCCAGCGACATACACCTGGAACCCTTCGAGGCCGGCGTCTCGGTGCGCTACCGCATCGACGGCCTGCTGGCCGAGGTCACGCGCGTACCGCGCAGCGCCCACACGGCGCTGGTGAGCCGCATCAAGGTGATGGCGTCGCTCGACATCGCCGAAAAACGACTGCCACAGGACGGTGGTATACGCACCCGGGCAGCCGGCCGGGACCTCGACCTGAGGGTATCGACCGTGCCCACGGCTTTCGGCGAACGAGTGGTACTGCGCCTGCTCGACCGGGGAAGCGCGCTCATGGGCCTGTCCGAGCTGGAGCTGTCGCCCGGCAACCGGGCCACGCTAAATGCGCTGCTGACGCGCAGCAACGGAATCGTGCTCGCGACCGGCCCCACGGGAAGCGGCAAGACCACCACGCTCTACGCCGCCCTCTCCGAGATGAACAGCGAAGAGCGTAACATTATCACCATAGAAGACCCGGTGGAGTACCAACTGCCCGGCATCGGGCAGATGCAGGTCAACCCGAAGATTGACCTGGACTTTGCCAGTGGCCTGCGATCGACACTGCGGCAGGACCCCGACGTGATCATGGTGGGCGAAATACGCGACGCCGAAACCGCACGTACCGCCATGCAGGCTGCGATGACCGGTCACCTGGTGTTCAGCACCCTTCACACCAACGACGCCTGCAGCGCGATCACCCGCCTGATAGACATGGACATCGAGCCCTACCTGGTATCCTCCGCCGTCATAGCGGTGATGGCCCAGCGCCTGTTACGTCGCTTGTGCCCCGAGTGCAGCCAGCCGGTCGGCCCTGCCCGCAGCGGACTGGCCGAGCTCGGACTGGGCTACATGATGGGAGACAACGAGCAACTGCGCATTGCGGGCCCCGGTTGCGAAAGCTGTCGCGGCACGGGCTACAGTGGGCGACTGGCCATACACGAGCTGGTGGTCATGACCGACGAGCTGCGCGCCATGGTCATGAAGGGCAGCGACGCCGCCAGCCTGCGTCGCCACGTAAGCGAACAGGGCGTGCCATCGCTCCGGGACGACGCGGTACTCAAGGTCCGGCGCGGGCTCACGAGCTCGGCCGAAGTGCTGCGGGTCACCGCCGAAGACGGCGGCTGA
- the gspD gene encoding type II secretion system protein GspD, with amino-acid sequence MMNRRRVTGESLVAGRLVASALVVPFTAALMVVALSGSARAQAPAQGQGQRSITIDFDNVELPTFIKFIARVTGRNFVFSDKIEGTVNVVSPTPVSRDEAEAVFHSVLAVRGLTTIEDGVVTRIIPLRDALAAGAALSSGSQLPSGYATRLLPLKHVDALDLLPVLEPLVSKQGSLTAYAQTNTLILSESSGNLSRLEALVLALDAPVHEKIFDVISLDHAVAAVMTEQITTILTNLPSAPAKGKPGESSEPDFRIVADERTNSLVVTATPLLMGRIRTLAERLDSPLRDDEQRVHVYRVKHANAEDLVLVVLKMLAGGIKSAGAARKPGATGATARARSFSGNGLTDAVSVTADPATNSIIINASPHDHRVLVSLLEDLDVTRPQVFVEAIIVEISLERSRAIGFDFQGGGDIGDGVGLARSNLANLNSALLNPGLLGGLILAAASDRSIELPDGTVVPAQVALFQALASDTDLNVLSAPTLLTMDNEQAEILVGKNVPFVTGRGVDVSAVSNVFTTVERRDVGIKLKLTPQVTDGDMVVLKVSEEVSALVKSSQLDANTVGPTTTVRSASTTVSVKDGHTAVIGGLISDSLEESTSKVPLLSRIPLLGNLFKHRASTSSKVNLVVFLTPHIIRSDADLAQATKRSKNKFKEAMPESVQAHPLPGDSPTDSLREVPIDGGLDAGSDDNRTDNDGYVFPLWPSEGADAR; translated from the coding sequence ATGATGAACCGCCGGCGAGTTACAGGAGAATCCCTCGTCGCCGGTCGGCTGGTGGCATCTGCCTTGGTTGTGCCCTTTACCGCGGCGCTTATGGTCGTTGCGCTTTCCGGTTCGGCGCGAGCACAGGCGCCAGCCCAGGGACAGGGCCAGCGCAGCATCACCATCGACTTTGACAACGTCGAGTTGCCCACCTTCATCAAGTTTATCGCCCGCGTGACGGGGCGGAACTTCGTCTTCAGCGACAAGATCGAGGGAACGGTAAACGTCGTGTCACCCACGCCGGTATCGCGGGATGAAGCCGAGGCGGTGTTTCACTCGGTGCTGGCCGTTCGCGGGTTGACGACCATCGAAGACGGCGTGGTCACGCGTATAATCCCGCTGCGTGACGCCCTGGCGGCCGGCGCAGCACTGTCGTCGGGCTCGCAGCTACCGTCGGGCTACGCCACAAGGCTGCTGCCGCTCAAGCACGTCGACGCGCTCGACCTGCTGCCCGTACTCGAACCGCTGGTGTCAAAGCAAGGCTCGCTGACGGCCTATGCCCAGACCAACACCCTCATACTGAGCGAAAGCAGTGGTAACCTTTCGCGACTGGAGGCGCTGGTGCTGGCGCTGGACGCGCCGGTGCACGAAAAGATCTTCGACGTCATTTCCCTGGATCACGCAGTGGCCGCGGTGATGACCGAACAGATAACCACCATCCTGACCAACCTTCCCTCGGCCCCGGCCAAGGGCAAACCCGGCGAAAGCTCGGAGCCGGATTTCAGGATTGTGGCCGACGAGCGCACCAACTCGCTGGTGGTCACCGCCACACCGCTGCTAATGGGCAGAATTCGCACCCTCGCCGAGCGCCTGGATAGCCCGCTTCGCGACGACGAACAACGGGTGCACGTCTACCGGGTGAAGCACGCCAACGCCGAGGACCTGGTGCTGGTGGTGCTCAAAATGCTGGCCGGCGGCATAAAAAGCGCCGGCGCTGCGCGCAAGCCCGGGGCTACGGGAGCGACGGCAAGGGCCCGCTCGTTTTCAGGCAACGGACTCACCGACGCGGTGTCGGTGACCGCCGACCCTGCTACCAACTCCATCATCATCAACGCTTCACCGCACGACCACCGAGTCCTCGTCTCGCTGCTTGAAGACCTCGACGTCACCCGCCCACAGGTTTTCGTCGAGGCCATCATCGTTGAGATATCGCTTGAGCGCTCGCGTGCCATCGGCTTCGACTTCCAGGGAGGAGGCGACATCGGCGATGGCGTCGGCCTGGCGCGCAGCAACCTCGCCAACCTCAACTCCGCCCTGCTCAATCCCGGCCTGCTCGGCGGCCTGATCCTGGCTGCCGCCAGCGACCGCAGCATAGAGCTGCCTGACGGCACCGTGGTGCCCGCCCAGGTGGCGCTGTTCCAGGCCCTGGCCTCCGACACCGACCTCAACGTGCTGTCGGCGCCGACCCTTCTCACGATGGACAACGAGCAAGCCGAGATTCTGGTGGGCAAGAACGTGCCCTTCGTCACCGGCCGCGGTGTTGACGTTTCGGCGGTGTCCAACGTGTTCACCACCGTCGAGCGCCGCGACGTGGGGATAAAGCTCAAGCTCACCCCCCAGGTCACCGATGGAGACATGGTGGTACTGAAAGTTTCCGAGGAAGTCTCGGCACTGGTCAAGAGCTCCCAACTGGACGCCAACACCGTCGGGCCCACCACCACCGTCCGTTCGGCGTCCACCACGGTCAGCGTCAAGGACGGCCACACCGCCGTCATAGGCGGGCTGATCAGCGACTCACTGGAGGAATCAACCTCCAAAGTGCCGCTGCTGAGCCGCATCCCCCTGCTCGGCAATCTTTTCAAGCACCGGGCAAGCACCAGCAGCAAGGTCAACCTGGTGGTGTTTCTCACCCCCCACATCATCCGTTCGGATGCCGACCTGGCCCAGGCTACCAAGCGCAGCAAGAACAAATTTAAAGAAGCCATGCCCGAATCTGTGCAGGCCCATCCGCTTCCGGGAGACAGCCCCACGGACAGCTTGCGCGAGGTACCTATCGACGGCGGCCTCGATGCCGGCTCGGACGATAACCGCACCGACAACGACGGCTACGTGTTTCCGCTCTGGCCCAGCGAGGGCGCCGACGCCAGGTAA